The genomic stretch GAAGGGGAGCTGGCGGGGGCGCACTACCCCGTGATCCCGGGGCACCAGATCGTCGGCACGGTCGAGGTTGTCGGCGAGGATGTCACGGGTTGGAGCGTCGGAGATCGGGCCGGCGTGGCATGGCTGCACCGCGTGTGCGGGGTGTGCGACCCCTGCCGTCGGGGCGAATCCAACTTGTGCCCGGAGGCAGCCTTCACCGGATTCCATGTCGACGGGGGCTTCGCCGAGGCGATGCTGGCTGAGGCGAATTTCGCTTATCGTCTCCCGGAATCGATCTCGGATCTTGAGGCCGCGCCTTTGCTATGCGCCGGGATCATTGGCTTGCGGTCACTGCGCAAGGCGGACCTTGC from Anaerolineales bacterium encodes the following:
- a CDS encoding alcohol dehydrogenase catalytic domain-containing protein, producing MRAVPIPHPGPVDTLVLPVVEVPFPEPGRGQLRLRIQACGVCRTDLHLAEGELAGAHYPVIPGHQIVGTVEVVGEDVTGWSVGDRAGVAWLHRVCGVCDPCRRGESNLCPEAAFTGFHVDGGFAEAMLAEANFAYRLPESISDLEAAPLLCAGIIGLRSLRKADLA